Proteins from a single region of Procambarus clarkii isolate CNS0578487 chromosome 32, FALCON_Pclarkii_2.0, whole genome shotgun sequence:
- the LOC123759401 gene encoding lysosomal alpha-glucosidase, with translation MVQYQTREAKVMTADNLLVKLLHPDEKSVKKHVWHIRVAVALLAGALLVAGIFVFVSGFPCSVKTGITNRQPEYTITPNDLEKAKDYTRWVKSLPSLIICGIDCLFYNLVPENAKDEKPEFLPISKNFHVKVNESLCTDIPMTMRFDCHPDALPSQSSCEERGCCWREEKIPKRKRPFPSLRLHQPAHGPSLDDLPLNVPFCYYPRDYKGYSFINFTSEIYGFNGYLKRETASGYPGDIDTLKMDVYFETETRLRIKITDPSRARWETPIPVVPEVTKWTNSTQYSFVAHLQDGTFTITRKINGLPIFDTTGMAPLIYAEQFLQLSTSLPSDYIYGLGEHLEGLLLDTYWKRRVLWNLDNVPEPGTNLYGSHPFYMVLEPGGNAHGVFLLNSNAQDIVLQPHPALTIRAIGGIIDLYVFLGPTPNAVISQYTEVIGRPFLPPYWSLGYHQCRFGYGSVNRTREVWQRTRNAGIPFDVQWNDIDYMEGSKDFTVDPIHYSGLSDFVGEVHQAGMHYVPIIDPGISAAEPYHTYLPWDEGVRFAIFVRNSSNLPFIGKVWNPVATAWPDFTHPLAAYYWGRQLLRFHNTVPVDGAWIDMNEPSNFLSGSVDGCKRSNFENPYFSPAVHGDVLFYHTLCMGARHHLGIHYNLHNLYGFTETIATNAALQIIRAKRPFIISRSTFPGQGHYGGHWTGDVWSDWFNLWQSISGILNFNMYGIPMVGADICGFNGNTTAELCLRWMQLGAFYPFSRNHNTDDSIDQDPVAMGEDVVIASRNALTQRYMLLPYLYSLFFNAHLTGEPVARPLFFQFHKDPKTYAIDTQFMWGPALMIIPALHPDVRSVKAYVPHGNWYDWYLGYPVEGEGNYIDLDAPKDKIPLLVRGGHILPTHIPANTTTESRKNGIGVIVAPSQFGRASGEFYWDDGDSLNVVENKAYTHVQFISGPGIVNFNCTVTGYTTPINLTYMHIFNVVTNITEVVVAGKKARFQFDEANKVLSVTDIAQSLLQSFIVTWK, from the exons CACCCTGATGAAAAGTCAGTTAAG AAACATGTATGGCACATCAGGGTGGCTGTGGCACTACTTGCAGGAGCCTTGCTTGTAGCAGGTATTTTTGTCTTCGTCTCAGGCTTTCCATGCAGTGTAAAAACTGGCATTACCAATAGACAGCCTGAATATACTATCACCCCTAATGATCTGGAAAAGGCCAAAGATTATACCAGATGGGTCAAGAGTCTGCCCAGTTTAATAATCTGCGGTATTGATTGTTTGTTCTATAATTTGGTACCAGAAAATGCAAAAGATGAGAAGCCAGAGTTTTTGCCCATCTCCAAGAACTTTCATGTTAAAGTTAATGAAAGTCTGTGTACTGACATTCCAATGACCATGAGGTTTGACTGTCACCCAGATGCTCTACCAAGTCAGTCATCGTGTGAAGAGAGAGGGTGTTGCTGGCGAGAGGAGAAG ATTCCAAAGAGGAAGCGGCCTTTCCCTAGTCTTCGCTTACACCAACCAGCTCATGGCCCATCTCTCGATGATTTACCACTCAATGTACCATTCTGCTATTATCCACGAGACTACAAAGGCTACTCATTCATTAATTTCACTTCTGAAATTTATGGCTTTAATGGATACCTAAAGCGAGAGACTGCAAGTGGATATCCTGGTGATATTGATACTCTCAAGATGGATGTCTACTTCGAAACTGAGACCAGGTTAAGAATCAAG ATCACAGATCCCTCTCGAGCACGATGGGAGACTCCAATACCTGTTGTTCCTGAAGTAACTAAGTGGACAAATAGCACACAATACAGCTTTGTGGCTCATTTACAAGATGGAACCTTCACTATTACACGCAAAATAAATGGTCTCCCAAT ATTCGATACAACAGGCATGGCTCCCTTGATCTATGCAGAGCAGTTTTTGCAGCTGTCTACCAGCTTACCTTCAGACTATATATATGGACTGGGTGAACACCTGGAGGGACTCCTGCTCGACACTTACTGGAAGCGTCGTGTTCTCTGGAATCTGGATAATGTTCCAGAGCCTGGG ACCAATTTGTACGGGAGTCACCCATTCTATATGGTGTTAGAGCCAGGTGGCAATGCCCATGGCGTATTTCTTCTCAATAGCAATGCTCAAG ATATTGTGCTGCAGCCTCATCCTGCCCTTACTATACGAGCCATTGGTGGCATCATTGACTTATATGTGTTCTTGGGTCCTACCCCTAATGCTGTAATTAGCCAGTACACTGAAGTGATAGGACGTCCGTTTCTGCCTCCATACTGGTCATTGGGTTATCACCAGTGCAG ATTTGGCTATGGGTCAGTGAATAGGACTAGAGAAGTTTGGCAGCGGACTCGCAATGCAGGAATCCCGTTT GATGTACAGTGGAATGACATAGACTACATGGAAGGCAGTAAGGACTTTACCGTTGATCCCATCCACTATAGTGGTCTTTCAGACTTTGTCGGTGAAGTTCATCAG GCTGGGATGCATTATGTTCCAATTATTGATCCAGGCATCAGTGCAGCAGAGCCGTATCATACTTATCTGCCCTGGGATGAAGGTGTGCGCTTCGCCATTTTTGTCCGGAACTCGTCCAATTTGCCTTTCATTGGCAAG GTGTGGAATCCAGTGGCTACTGCCTGGCCAGATTTCACGCATCCTTTGGCTGCGTACTATTGGGGTCGTCAGTTGCTGCGCTTCCACAACACAGTACCAGTGGACGGGGCTTGGATT GATATGAATGAGCCGTCAAACTTCTTGTCTGGCAGTGTCGATGGTTGCAAAAGGAGCAACTTTGAGAATCCCTACTTTTCACCCGCAGTACATGGTGATGTTCTCTTTTACCACACATTATGTATGGGTGCTAGACATCACCTGGGCATACACTACAATCTGCACAATCTCTATGGATTTACAGAGACTATTGCTACAAACGC TGCTTTACAGATAATTCGAGCGAAGCGGCCGTTCATCATATCCCGGTCAACGTTTCCTGGACAAGGTCATTATGGTGGCCACTGGACTGGTGATGTGTGGTCCGACTGGTTTAATTTGTGGCAGTCCATTTCAG gaattttaaactttaatatGTATGGCATACCAATGGTTGGTGCCGATATATGTGGGTTTAACGGCAACACAACAGCAGAACTTTGTTTGCGGTGGATGCAGCTGGGGGCATTTTATCCATTCTCTAGGAACCACAATACCGATGATTCTATT GATCAAGACCCAGTAGCCATGGGAGAGGATGTTGTGATTGCATCCCGTAATGCATTGACTCAGCGCTACATGCTGCTTCCATATCTTTACTCTCTCTTCTTCAATGCACATCTCACTGGAGAGCCAGTAGCAAGGCCACTTTTCTTCCA ATTCCACAAAGATCCCAAGACCTATGCCATAGATACCCAGTTTATGTGGGGCCCAGCACTTATGATAATTCCAGCTCTCCATCCG GATGTAAGAAGCGTGAAGGCATATGTGCCTCATGGTAATTGGTATGACTGGTATCTCGGTTACCCAGTAGAAGGAGAAGGGAATTACATAGATCTGGACGCTCCTAAAGACAAGATTCCTTTACTGGTGCGTGGAGGTCACATCCTACCAACTCACATACCTGCAAATACTACTACTGAAAG CCGCAAGAATGGTATTGGTGTCATCGTGGCACCAAGTCAGTTTGGCCGAGCTTCTGGGGAGTTTTATTGGGATGATGGAGACTCCCTTA ATGTTGTGGAGAATAAGGCCTATACCCACGTGCAGTTCATCTCTGGCCCCGGCATTGTCAACTTTAATTGCACGGTAACGGGCTATACAACACCTATCAATCTCA CTTACATGCACATCTTTAATGTGGTCACCAACATAACagaagttgttgttgctgggaAAAAAGCCAGATTCCAGTTTGATGAAGCAAATAAG GTACTATCAGTCACTGACATAGCCCAGAGTCTTCTGCAGTCTTTCATTGTGACATGGAAGTAA